The genomic window CTCGCTTCGATGCTGGTTTGCGATCTGTGTGCAGCCCCAGGCGGCAAGGCAAGCGCGGTCGCGGAGGTACTCGATCGCGGTGGCTTTTTGTTGGCAAATGAACCGATCCGCTCACGCACACCTCCGCTTCTTCACAACCTAGCCAGGACAGGATCGGATCGGTTTGCCGTCAGTTCATTGGACCCGAAAAAGCTAGCCCAGAAGATTCCTGGAGTCTTTGACATCGTGCTCGTCGACGCACCTTGTAGCGGCCAAGCGCTCGTTGGTCGCAACCGCCAATCCGAGGCAGCGTTTTCTCAGAAGCAAATCGAGCATAGCGCGTCACGCCAGCGGCGGATATTGGCGGCTGCAAAAATGCTGCTAAAACCAGGCGGACGAATTATCTACAGTACCTGCACCTTCGCAGCCGCTGAAAACGAAGAGCAAGTCGAGTGGATGATCAACTCGTTAGGCTTACTTCCATCTCCCATTGAACGTCTTGACCAATACGCCGCGTCGAAAACGCCGGCCAGTTACCGAATTTGGCCACATCGTCATGCGTGTGCCGGCAGTTTTGCGGCATCGTTATCGCTACCACTTGAAACCTCTGGACCCACGCTGCCCCGTTTACGAAAATCGCAACCGGTCAAACCAGAGGCCGATTTATCGCAGTGGTACAACGGCGACTTGAGCAACGATCGCTATTTCGGCAGTGGTGTGAACTTGTACTCGTTACCGTCCGACGCTCCCGACTGGGTAGAAAACGTGGCAGTCGCAGGAGCAGAGATTGCCTATAAAACCGGAAAAGTGTGGAAGCCAGCTCACGCGGGAGCTCTTCGCCGAGATTCGCCTTCCACAAATCCGTCCCTGGCAATCGATTACACCGAAGTCGATAGTGAAACGGCCCAGACCTACTTATCAGGTGCCACGATTGCGAACTCGGATCGAGGCTGGAGTGTCGTCATGCACGCCAATCGGCCACTTGGGTGGATCAAATCAGACGGCCGCGTCGGCAAAAACCATCTCCCCACCGCCTCACGTTGGCACGGTCAGACCAATCAGGGATGAAACCAACCCGAAAGCACAAAAAGTGAAATAAATGGGGTTTGCAGAATTCGTCACATCCTGTAAATTCCTGCAGATCCAGCAAGCACCCCTAGCTCAATTGGATAGAGCATCGGTCTACGGAACCGAAGGTTAGAGGTTCGAATCCTCTGGGGTGTATTTGTTCTAAGTCCTTGCCGACGCTTTGTTTAGCGTACCTGTTTCGTTTGAAGCAGTGCGGCTTTGAAACTCTTGTTTCTCCGTAATTTACGGAATATCAAGTTTTGGAGTCTCACTATGTCACGACGGTTAGGGAAAGTTCCCGCTTATTGCCACCACAAAGCTTCTGGACGCGCTGTCGTCCGCATCTTCGGCAAAGATGTTTATCTGGGCCCATACGGGGCCCCCGAAAGCCACGAGGCTTACGAGGCAGAGATCGCGCGATGGCGTGCTGCGACAAACGAAGGCGAATCACTGGAACACGAGATCCGGGCCAATTCGAGATTCGATTTGACGCTGGCCGAGGTTCTGCTTCGCTACAAAGCGTTTGCAGAAAACTATTACGTTAAGGACGGTAAACCGACAAAAGAGTTAACTGAAATGCAGTTGGCTCTCCGGCCAGCCCGCGTTCTGTTTGGAGACACCTTGGCCCGAGATTTTGGCCCGTTAAGCCTAAAGGCGGTCCGAGAAGCGATGATCAATTCCGACTTGTCTCGCGGTGTCATCAACAATAGAACCAATCGGATTAAGCGATTTATTAAATGGGCTGCATCGGAACAGTTGGTCCCTCCTAGTGTGTACGAGGGTGTTCGAACGGTGACGGGATTGAAATTTGGTCGAACTCGCGCTCGTGAGACCGATCCAATCAAACCAGTTGAGGATGAGCATATCGAACCGGTTTTGGCAGCAGTTTCATCGCAAGTTGCAGCGATGATCAGGCTACAGCGTCTAACTGGCATGCGTCCGTGCGAAGTCGTTCTGATGCAATTTCAGGATATCGAACGGTCCAAAGACATTTGGATCTACGAGCCGCAGGAGCACAAGACGCAGTGGCGAGGACACCATCGTGTGATTGCACTGGGGCCGCAGTGCCAAGAAATCCTGACGCCCTTCTTGATTTTGCGACAACACGGGTTTCTATTTTCACCTCGCGACGCTGAGGAATACCGCAACGGGAAACGCCGTGAGAACCGGCAATCTCCGATGACGCCATCGCAGCAGAAAAGGAAGCCAAAGAAAAATCCCAAGAAAGCGAAACGGGATTATTACGATGTCGCCAGTTACCGCCGTGCGATTAAGTATGGAATATTGAAGGTTAACAAGCAACGAAAGGTCGAGAAAAAGGAACTGCTGCCCAATTGGTTTCCGCTGCAGTTGCGTCACTCCCGAGCAACCGAGATCAACGAGCTCTACGGAATTGAAGCGGCAGCGGTTTCACTTGGACACAGTCACGCGGATGTGACCCGAGTTTACGCCGAACGCAATCTCAAACTTGCAATTGAGGTGGCACGAAAGGTAGGGTAATTCTACCCTCTCTAGAGTGCTGTAAAAGTTTTAGCCGAGGCTTCGTCGGCCTCGGCGTTCTTGTTGCTGCCGGAATCTCGCCCAGATTTAACACCAATCAAAACGTAGCAGGCAGGCCTACAATGGAAATCGATAAAGCAGATCCCACGCTACTCGACATCTCCGATCGGAGAGTGGGAAACCTCATTCAATGTGGCAAACTATGCAACGAGATCTGCCATCGGATCCAGATGCTATGGATCCTCGGCCAAGAGTTCGACGAGTACAGAATTAAGGATACCCCCTGTCAGCGGTTGCGAGAATATCTTCGTAACGTGGCTGAACTGGATTGGGATGTGATCGATCGAGAGGTTCGGAAGGTGAGTAGGTGCGCTGGTCCCGATAGTCTGACCGAACGACAATTCGAACGAAGGTA from Novipirellula aureliae includes these protein-coding regions:
- a CDS encoding methyltransferase RsmF C-terminal domain-like protein, yielding MSLNIQPFEIEAILGDVPINREELGALATSLGRRFDNVLRLRPNVPPSEIKMSLDPIDWYSLGYRNVCREQRPSKQLSFALGDYYLQDAGSLLALAAAQVDTDKSLASMLVCDLCAAPGGKASAVAEVLDRGGFLLANEPIRSRTPPLLHNLARTGSDRFAVSSLDPKKLAQKIPGVFDIVLVDAPCSGQALVGRNRQSEAAFSQKQIEHSASRQRRILAAAKMLLKPGGRIIYSTCTFAAAENEEQVEWMINSLGLLPSPIERLDQYAASKTPASYRIWPHRHACAGSFAASLSLPLETSGPTLPRLRKSQPVKPEADLSQWYNGDLSNDRYFGSGVNLYSLPSDAPDWVENVAVAGAEIAYKTGKVWKPAHAGALRRDSPSTNPSLAIDYTEVDSETAQTYLSGATIANSDRGWSVVMHANRPLGWIKSDGRVGKNHLPTASRWHGQTNQG
- a CDS encoding tyrosine-type recombinase/integrase; this translates as MSRRLGKVPAYCHHKASGRAVVRIFGKDVYLGPYGAPESHEAYEAEIARWRAATNEGESLEHEIRANSRFDLTLAEVLLRYKAFAENYYVKDGKPTKELTEMQLALRPARVLFGDTLARDFGPLSLKAVREAMINSDLSRGVINNRTNRIKRFIKWAASEQLVPPSVYEGVRTVTGLKFGRTRARETDPIKPVEDEHIEPVLAAVSSQVAAMIRLQRLTGMRPCEVVLMQFQDIERSKDIWIYEPQEHKTQWRGHHRVIALGPQCQEILTPFLILRQHGFLFSPRDAEEYRNGKRRENRQSPMTPSQQKRKPKKNPKKAKRDYYDVASYRRAIKYGILKVNKQRKVEKKELLPNWFPLQLRHSRATEINELYGIEAAAVSLGHSHADVTRVYAERNLKLAIEVARKVG